From the genome of Bacteroidia bacterium:
TCGCCTCCGTGCCAAAGGATAGCTTCGAGGAGATTTCGGGCTCTACCATCATGCAAATAATTGCTATGACCATTTACTAATTCGGTAAGACCAATTCCCCATAGCGGAGAGGTTCGCCATTCTTGTCCATTTGCGAGGAATTCAGGACGGTTATCGGCCAATTCAGGACCCATATCATGCAAAAGCAAATCGGTATATGGGAAAATAATTTGGTTACTGGCTTCAGGAAAAGCGATGTTGGTACCTGTTCTTACCATTGGGGTATGGCAACCTGAGCAGTTTGCTTCTTTGAATAACTGTTTACCCTTTTTTACTTTTGGGTCGTCGGTGTTACGACGCGCAGGTACCGCTAGTGTTTGGGTGTAAAAAGTGGTGGCAAATAAAATGCTATCTGCTAATTCGTAATCATCGAATAATCCATCGAATTGAGTTTGTCCGAAACTACTTTCGGTTGGAAAAACAAAGGAAGTGATTCCCATATCCTCGTTGTAGGCGCCTGCTGTTTGTTGAAGCACACTGGGATTTCCGGCTTTCCAACCAAATCGTCCGATGGTTTTTTTACCATGAACTGCATCCCAAACCATGTTAGGTCGTCCGGAAATGCCATCACCATTTGCATCAAATTCATCGCTTAGACCAAGGATTGTCATTTCATCAATGGCTTCGAGCAAGCCCATTCCAAAAACCGGAGGGGCAACTCGTCCACTGAGCAAATGTCCGGAAGGAAGGGGAATGTATGGATTTTCGAGTGAAATAGTTGGTTTTCGGAGAGTGTAAGAGGTGCCATCAGAAAAATTTCCTTGGGTGTTGGTATAGGTAATTACCACATCAGCCTCGGCAGGTTTTCCAAAAACGCCCCGTTGTTGTAGTTGTCCTCCAAATCCGGGAGCAGGGTTTGGTCCACCGTGTGGGTTTTCGCCGGGAATACTAATTCGCACCAACATAGAACTTAGAAGTTCGGATGGATTTAGAGGGGGGCGTCCTCTACCATCTGCAATATGGCAGCTTGCGCAGGACACATTGTTGAAAATGGGTCCTAACCCGGAATGGATGGGAGCCGGAGCCGTAACGAAGGTTGCCTCAAATGAGATGTCGCCAACACCATGGTTAAAATTGCCTCTATCGGAGAGATTGGGAAAAGGATGGGAATACGCACCTGAGCCGGCATCAAAAACAGTTTGAGACCCGCCGGATAAGCGTTCATCCAGATCTTCTTCTTGAAGTGCTTCCGGTTTAGAGCAGGAAGTGGCACTTAAAAGTAAAAGGAAAAAAGCCGAATAGAAGAAAGGTTTGAACATGGAATTAATCGGTAACACGTTGTTGAATTAATGGTGTTAACTTTTCAAGAGATTCATTTAGATTTCGGATGGCCGTTTGGGCATTGGCAACTTGTTGTGGTTGTGTTAAAATAGCCTCACCAAACGGTACTGTAATATTTTGCAATGCAGCAATTGCAGCAGCAATTTTTTGGGTAATTTCTGCATCCAGACTAAGGTTGTAATTTTTTACGAAGTCCTGAATACCTTTTCCATCTGAGGCATATTTTCCAACATACATGTTTTCGATACTTCGCATATTATTGGTAAAATCGGCAATGGAATTACCACTGAATGGGCTTTCTTCTAATGAAGGGTCTTGTGCAAAAAAGGGCTCTTCAATTTTTCCGTCAGCAACTTCTTCACAAATGCCTTGCATGGCAGAAACCACCTCCAACATGGCATCTTTTCTGGTTGAATATGCTGAACTTCCATTACCGGCTTTTTCGAATTCATGGCGAAATGAATTGGAGTTGTTGATATCCCAGCGGCTGCTAAGGTGTGAAGTACGATCCCGGATATATGCACCAAGGGCTACCATGTATTCCATTTCCTTTTCCGTTAATTCAGAAGCTAGTTTGTTTCCATTTTGTCCCCAAAGAATATACTCTAATGGATGGAAACCACGTAAAGCATCCTGGGTTAATCCGGCAAGGTATTGAGGGGTAATGGTAGTTGAGGAAGCCAATAGGGAATCTAATTCCAGGAAATTAACCGGCCAGGTATCAATACCGGGGTCAATATCTTCGGAAGAAACAGGACCAAATAGAAATCCTTCCGATTGTTCCCATGCACTTCGTGTTTCTTTCCAAAGCTGACGAGCGTTTTCTAAGTTAGAAGTTGTTGGATTTGCTTTTAAAGTTTCCAGGGAAAGTTCCAATTGATAAGCTTTTGAAGCTAAATCATCATAGGTAGCAACAATGACGTTGCTCGACAAACTAGTAATGATTTCGGAAGTTGGAGTTAGGTTGTTTGTTTCATCACCCTTGTTGCAACCGGCAAATAATAAGCCGGTTGCCAGGGTTAATAGGGAGAGGTCCGCGTTTTTCATAGGGTTTGAGGTTTATTGGATTTGAATTAAAACTTGATCGTTTTCTAGTTTTGCAGGATATATTTTTAGGTTAGTGGAGGCCGGTTCCTTCATTACTTTTCCGTCCATGTCAAATTGACTTCCGTGGGAATTGCAATAAATGCTGGTAGAAGAAGCCACCAAGGGATTGTCGTAATGCGTACATTTCATATAAATGGCTTTAAATTCGTTACCCGGTTTTTTCAATAAAAGGATATCGTACTCCAAGCGTTTGTCTCTTACATTAATTCGGTCGCTACCTTCAGTAAAGGAGAGTAGAGGAACTGCAATAACGCCGGGTGTAGTGGAAGTGGAGGTAAAGGTGGCAGAAGATTTACAGGAATTTAGCAAGCTGCTTACAATTCCCGGAACAATGCACCAGGCGGCAGTTTGGGTAACAAATTTTCGACGATTCAGCATGATAATTTAAAATGAATATCCCATACCTAAATTTACGAAGCCATTGCTGGTATAATAAGCAGGTGCAGTAGGGTAGGGGTTAATCAGTAAGGATTTATTGGGTTCTCCTGTAATTCTATGTGTGTAATCCAATTTTAAAATGACACCTTTTACAGGAGAATAATTGATTCCACCAATCAGATAGGCCTGGTTATATTGTCCATCGCCAATTCCGTTGCTTGACATTTGGGCATTCAAATCAAGTTTTTCATACCTGCCAAAAATGGTCAAAGCTCGTTCGGGTTTGTTAAAGATATGCATAAGGTTATAGCCTACTTCCACATAAGCACCATACATAAGTTTGGCGGTATTATTCGCA
Proteins encoded in this window:
- a CDS encoding c-type cytochrome codes for the protein MFKPFFYSAFFLLLLSATSCSKPEALQEEDLDERLSGGSQTVFDAGSGAYSHPFPNLSDRGNFNHGVGDISFEATFVTAPAPIHSGLGPIFNNVSCASCHIADGRGRPPLNPSELLSSMLVRISIPGENPHGGPNPAPGFGGQLQQRGVFGKPAEADVVITYTNTQGNFSDGTSYTLRKPTISLENPYIPLPSGHLLSGRVAPPVFGMGLLEAIDEMTILGLSDEFDANGDGISGRPNMVWDAVHGKKTIGRFGWKAGNPSVLQQTAGAYNEDMGITSFVFPTESSFGQTQFDGLFDDYELADSILFATTFYTQTLAVPARRNTDDPKVKKGKQLFKEANCSGCHTPMVRTGTNIAFPEASNQIIFPYTDLLLHDMGPELADNRPEFLANGQEWRTSPLWGIGLTELVNGHSNYLHDGRARNLLEAILWHGGEGEKSREYVKKLSQADREALIAFLKSI
- a CDS encoding Rieske 2Fe-2S domain-containing protein, with product MLNRRKFVTQTAAWCIVPGIVSSLLNSCKSSATFTSTSTTPGVIAVPLLSFTEGSDRINVRDKRLEYDILLLKKPGNEFKAIYMKCTHYDNPLVASSTSIYCNSHGSQFDMDGKVMKEPASTNLKIYPAKLENDQVLIQIQ